The genomic interval ACAGCGTGCTTGGCCAGCTCCCCGGGCAGCAGCAGGCGCACGGCCGTCTGGATCTCCCTGGACGTGATGGTCGAGCGCTTGTTATAATGCGCCAGGCGCGACGCCTCGCCCGCAATGCGCTCGAAGATATCATTGACGAACGAATTCATGATGCCCATAGCCTTGGACGAGATGCCGGTGTCCGGGTGGACCTGCTTCAGCACCTTGTACACATACACGGAATAGCTCTCCTTGCGGCTGCGCTTGCGCTTTTTACCATCTTTCTTCTGGGCTTTGGTCACCGCCTTCTTGGAACCCTTCTTCGGGGCAAGAGCAGACTTAGCCGGTTCAGGCATACTTGCTGAATTCGAAACGCACACTAAACTATGATTCTCATATGCCTGCTTACGTCTAGAATCTCGTCTTTTATAGGCGACCTATGCAAATAAGGTGTTCAAGAATATCCAGAACTGATTTGATAATGCATTAGTGACGAGATTATGTAAATTTACTTGCATCACATCTCCTTTCTTATTGGTTGTCTAGTAAAAAGACGATTTTAACCAATCCTACCTCGCATTTGACAATTCCACCCAGCTCTATAACTGTCATCTTGTTGCTCCTTATAGAACATTTCTTTTTCGCTTTTCTTGTGGCTGTTTTTCCCCTGCTAGCACTCAGTATGTCTGGGCGCGGGAAGCAAGGAGGCAAAGCTCGCGCCAAGGCTAAGACCCGGTCATCGCGAGCCGGGCTCCAGTTCCCCGTGGGCCGAGTGCACCGCCTACTCCGAAAGGGCAACTACTCCGAGCGGGTCGGTGCCGGGGCCCCCGTGTACCTGGCGGCGGTGCTGGAGTACCTGACGGCTGAGATCCTGGAGCTGGCGGGCAACGCGGCCCGCGACAACAAGAAGACGCGTATCATCCCGCGCCACCTGCAGCTGGCCATCCGCAACGACGAGGAGCTCAACAAGCTCCTGGGTCGCGTGACCATCGCTCAGGGTGGCGTCCTGCCCAACATCCAGGCTGTGCTGCTGCCTAAGAAGACCGAGAGCCACCACAAGGCCAAGGGCAAGTGAAACGTTTAGCAGTTCTTCAGTCCCCGTTCCGAAAATCAAAGGCTCTTTTCAGAGCCACCCACTTTTCTCCCGGAAAGCGCTGAAATACTTCGTAAGTgtaggagacgtgttcaagtctTAATGTGTAGTTCCgcttaattttgtttatattaggCTGTTAAAAGTTTTGCGTTTAAAAATGGGAAACCGCTCCCAGGTTTGCCACAAAGGGGCTAAATTGTTAGCCGTTGGTCACATTTTATGCAccataaattcttagaaaaattcaTGAAACTAGCTTTCTGCCATCCCTTTAACTGAAAAGATGCAATACGTTTGTAAACTCACATAAAGAACCCCTGTTAAGGGAATTCTGTGTCAGGACATAAATTAGGGCTTTTAGGTTTGGATAACGTATATGTATGTAAATGACAGGATACAGACCATAATGCCTCATGTTGAGTGGTGGTTTTGCATGTACACGAGGTATATACATTATTACATATAATGTATAGTCAAACGAACTTGGtgtcaaaaagtaaaatatgaataaaataaatgagagaacAAAGGAGGAATAGCTGACCAATGACATGTCTGGGCGGGCTTTTTAAATTCTGCGAATGACGGCATTATTAGTGAGAATTGTTTAGTCCATAGGTCGTTTCTCCTTTCAGAAAAATTCAATGAATGAAGTACACTAAAATCTCTACTAAGTGAAACCTTACTGTTATGGACTCAATTCAAAGTGGACTataaacttgaaataaaatttcgataactcatttaatctttaatgGAATCCAACCGTATTTCTCCTAAAGGCAACGTGAGAACCAATTAGATCACAGCGCGGGAACTAGGAATCAGACTGATCTGCACCCATACATAAGGTCAGAACCGGCACCAGCACCACACTACTCTCCagccagtttccttttctgttatcGTCATGGCTCGTACAAAGCAGACCGCTCGCAAGTCCACCGGCGGCAAGGCACCGCGCAAGCAGCTGGCCACCAAGGCGGCCCGCAAGAGCGCGCCGGCCACGGGCGGCGTGAAGAAGCCGCACCGCTACCGGCCCGGCACGGTGGCCCTGCGCGAGATCCGCCGCTACCAGAAGTCCACGGAGCTGCTGATCCGCAAGCTGCCGTTCCAGCGCCTGGTGCGCGAGATCGCGCAGGACTTCAAGACCGACCTGCGCTTCCAGAGCTCGGCCGTGATGGCGCTGCAGGAGGCGTGCGAGGCCTACCTGGTGGGGCTCTTCGAGGACACCAACCTGTGTGCCATCCACGCCAAGCGCGTCACCATCATGCCCAAGGACATCCAGCTCGCCCGCCGCATCCGCGGGGAGAGGGCGTAACCCAAGGCTATTGCTTACTCTGAACTGAAAAAGGCTCTTTTTAGAGCCACCTACTTTGTCGATAAGAACTGTTGTAATGCTTTTCCTTATTTTACCTCCCTAGGCAGTTAATAAACAACAATCGGAAGAAAAACCtctctctactcttttttttttctgccttataGCAGGATATAAATTCTGTACTGGAGACTGCACAGGCTGTTCAGACCAGAGAGGCTCCAGAGGACTCTTAACAAACCTCGCTGTTAGTTTCCTCCCATATATTTACCTTCTCACAGTTTGCTGCCCTTAGAAGCCTAAAAGTgcttttctttgtcctgtcatttCTCTACAAATCTAGTCTTCGTTGAAGATGCTATGTAAGCTGGAGTTATAAGCCACCTCTTTGGATTACTTTCTCCTGGGTCTCTGCTACTGTATGTATGaaatatacatgttaataaacctgtttatttttcctttgctaatCTGTGTTTTGTTACAGGGGTCCCAGCTGAGAACCAAGATGTACAGCGGGAAAGTTCtcgaccaccaccaccaccacccgccctccacctgggaaaaagaaagaagattgaaTTAAAATCAAACGAGCAAATTTAGATAGAAAAGGTTTATTGTCCTATGGTACAATTATATTATTACCTTTACGTTATCTTTTCTACTGGAAAGAGATAATAGTCACCTCTAATAGACAAAAATCATTGAAATTTTCAATATCCTATAAATTAGCATCTAAATTCATAGACACTTCACAGATATTAGACCCTAATAAATAGTTAAACAGAAACGCCTTCCCGTAGAATAACTAAAAAACACTTGGGCAGGCTTTTTAGACTATGTTCTCATATGACAACAAAACGAAATTCAGTCGGTTCCTTTACCttaatttgacatttatatatatcTTAACAGATTTCAGAGCTGTTCTGTAGTGACCAGAGCCTTTCCTTTATCCTCAGTGAGCCCATGCCTTATAAATTTCCACCTTCCTGTATGCTGCTTACCAATGATGATTTGCCATGATGTTGAGTGACAAGTGTTCAATTTCCCGGGCCTAAAGGAAAAGGTGAAAAGAACCAGCACCTCTCCTAAATCCCCCTTTATTTCCAATCAAGTCACAATTACATGATATCtcacttacattttttttcaaaaaggcaaaatcatgattcagcaaataaaaatgagaatgtgTCAAAGAACTtcacttttcaataaatgaaCCAACAGGTAAATGTTCAAAGAACATTTAAGAAATTAGGATATTTACAGAAAATGTAACAAAGAAATGTTAGAACAGGATtgttaaattagtttaaaataaaattattttattatccaaTAGGTCATAAATCTTCTACTGGATAGAAATTATTTGCCTCTCTGCCAGTTAAGTAACTTCACTAATTTTGGTACCTACAGTCAATAGTAAATAGTTAGATGgtctaagtatatttttatagaatCCTTGTGTGGCCTATAACCTTGTATATTGGACATCATGGCCCCTCCCTTTTTCCTTACTTCCAAGTCTCAGACAATTTTTCTCacactgaggcaggagatagatgagccccaggctgagcagctggagtttgtcgCCTGTGGCCAGATACTCCAAGACAAAGGTAATAGCtggagcagagaggagctgagtcgtgcccagataaaagataaagagaccacatatacctcattctcaaggtcaaggaAACCTTCCAGACTACACATGCGCAGAAACACTCCTTGGAGGTCAAAtaaggagggggcaccaccccatagtaagtgatgtcaacctacccataagcctctttgctagaatccatcttggctaagagatgcaggAGCACACGTGGCAGGACCCTGAGATAATCCAAATACGACTTAGAACCAagaaaagcaagatgattggtcaaaagaaacctggaagagatgcctcatataagtgatttaaactacTGCAAGCACTCAACATTCTGAGTTCACCCAGGTGTACCtattgagaaatggaatatttcctgccatatcagtaaacaaaggatgtcacagcaGAGCTTGTAGCCCTCCAgtgtgagctggtgagccctgagggaacttaggaaggaaagaatacctgccatctagcagccatcagactgcagccactccatacagtgagccctgaggaaactcaggatgtgaaaatacaggatactggccccagacagctgaggtgcatatcaaaggaatgagttcggtgagcccagactcttgcatcttcccatacatagaaaagagcTAAATTCCTTAATTTGAGATATCTAGTttcctttaat from Delphinus delphis chromosome 10, mDelDel1.2, whole genome shotgun sequence carries:
- the LOC132432957 gene encoding histone H3.1, whose translation is MARTKQTARKSTGGKAPRKQLATKAARKSAPATGGVKKPHRYRPGTVALREIRRYQKSTELLIRKLPFQRLVREIAQDFKTDLRFQSSAVMALQEACEAYLVGLFEDTNLCAIHAKRVTIMPKDIQLARRIRGERA
- the LOC132432742 gene encoding histone H2B type 1-C/E/F/G/I-like; the encoded protein is MPEPAKSALAPKKGSKKAVTKAQKKDGKKRKRSRKESYSVYVYKVLKQVHPDTGISSKAMGIMNSFVNDIFERIAGEASRLAHYNKRSTITSREIQTAVRLLLPGELAKHAVSEGTKAVTKYTSSK
- the LOC132432728 gene encoding histone H2A type 1-B; this encodes MSGRGKQGGKARAKAKTRSSRAGLQFPVGRVHRLLRKGNYSERVGAGAPVYLAAVLEYLTAEILELAGNAARDNKKTRIIPRHLQLAIRNDEELNKLLGRVTIAQGGVLPNIQAVLLPKKTESHHKAKGK